The Arachis duranensis cultivar V14167 chromosome 2, aradu.V14167.gnm2.J7QH, whole genome shotgun sequence genome has a window encoding:
- the LOC107474993 gene encoding vacuolar protein-sorting-associated protein 11 homolog, with amino-acid sequence MYQWRKFEFFEEKYAAKCVVPDGEEDDDLATKKITCCSSGRGKVVTGFDDGNVCLFDRGLKFNYAFKPHASSVLFLQQLKQRNFLVTIGEDEQLSPQQSPLCLKVFDLDKMQPESSSMTSPDCVGILRIFTNQFPEAQITSFLVLEEVPPILLIAIGLDNGSIYCIKGDIARERISRFKLQVESHSDKTLSSINGLGFRVDGRSLQLFAVTPSSVSLFSLHDQPPRRQTLDQIGCDGHSVAMSDRSELMIGRPEAVYFYEVDGRGPCWAFEGEKKLLGWFRGYLLCVIADQRTRKHTFNIYDLKNRLIAHSASVKEVSHMLYEWGNIILIMSDKSALCIGEKDMESKLDMLFKKNLYTVAINLVQTQQADAAATAEVLRKYGDHLYSKQDYDEAMAQYIHTIGHLEPSYVIQKFLDAQRIYNLTNYLEKLHEKGLASKDHTTLLLNCYTKLKDVEKLNLFIKSDDSVGELKFDVETAIRVCRAANYHEHAMYVAKKAGRHEWYLKILLEDLDRYEEALEYISSLEASQAGMTIKEYGKILIEHKPVETIEILIRLCTEDGDKRGDSNGLYVSMLPSPVDFLSIFIHHPQSLMEFLEKYTNKIKDSPAQVEIHNTLLELYIANELNFPSMSQVNGGGDYLNGASAKAVTLNAESNGTTAGKKGSKEEKDRLVRREKGLRLLKSAWPAEAEHPLYDVDLAIILCEMNAFKDGLLYLYEKMKLYKEVIACYMQAHDHEGLIACCKKLGDSVKGGDPTLWADLLKYFGELGEDCSKEVKEVLTYIERDDILPPIIVLQTLSRNPCLTLSVIKDYIARKLEQESKMIEEDRQAIEKYQEDTLAMRKEIQDLRTNARIFQLSKCTACTFTLDLPAVHFMCMHSFHLRCLGDNEKECPECAPEYRSVLEMKRNLEQNSKDQDRFFHQIKNSKDGFSVIAEYFGKGIISKTSNGSTSDLRAAASSSNSGF; translated from the exons ATGTATCAATGGAGGAAGTTTGAGTTCTTCGAGGAGAAGTATGCGGCGAAATGCGTGGTTCCGGATGGCGAGGAAGACGATGATCTCGCCACGAAGAAGATTACTTGCTGTTCCAGTGGCAGGGGAAAGGTGGTGACTGGTTTTGATGATGGTAACGTTTGCTTGTTTGATCGAGGTCTCAAGTTCAATTACGCCTTCAAGCCTCACGCTTCCAGTGTCCTCTTTCTTCAACAGCTCAAG CAACGCAACTTCTTAGTAACTATTGGGGAAGATGAACAACTTTCTCCCCAGCAATCACCTTTGTGCCTGAAGGTTTTTGACCTTGATAAGATGCAACCAGAGAGTTCAAGCATGACGAGTCCTGATTGTGTTGGGATATTGCGTATATTCACCAATCAGTTTCCTGAGGCACAG ATTACTTCTTTTTTAGTCTTAGAAGAAGTGCCTCCTATACTACTCATAGCTATTGGCTTAGACAATGGTTCTATTTACTGCATCAAAGGAGATATTGCAAGGGAACGTATCAGCCGATTCAAGCTTCAGGTGGAAAGCCATTCAGACAAAACCCTGTCCTCCATAAATGGTCTTGGATTTAGGGTAGATGGTCGATCTCTACAACTGTTTGCTGTAACTCCAAGTTCAGTGAGCTTGTTCTCATTGCATGATCAACCACCAAGAAGGCAAACCCTTGATCAGATTGGATGTGATGGACATAGTGTTGCAATGAGTGACCGCTCT GAGCTGATGATTGGGCGACCTGAGGCAGTATACTTTTATGAAGTTGATGGGCGTGGTCCGTGTTGGGCCTTTGAGGGAGAGAAGAAATTGCTAGGATGGTTTCGAGGGTACCTTTTGTGTGTCATTGCTGATCAAAGAACACGAAAGCACACTTTCAACATTTATGACCTGAAGAATCGTTTAATAGCCCATAGTGCGTCGGTTAAAGAGGTTTCTCACATGCTGTATGAATGGGGTAACATAATACTTATAATGAGTGACAAGTCAGCTTTATGTATAGGGGAAAAAGACATGGAAAGCAAGTTAGACATGTTATTTAAGAAGAACCTATATACCGTAGCAATTAATCTTGTTCAAACTCAGCAAGCTGATGCTGCTGCCACAGCTGAGGTGCTAAGAAAATATGGAGATCATCTGTATAGCAAGCAAGACTATGATGAGGCAATGGCTCAATACATTCATACTATTGGTCACCTTGAACCTTCTTATGTCATACAGAAGTTTTTGGATGCTCAAAGAATCTACAACCTGACAAATTATTTGGAAAAACTACATGAGAAGGGTCTTGCTTCTAAAGATCACACCACACTTCTATTGAACTGTTACACCAAACTTAAGGATGTTGAAAAGCTAAATCTGTTTATTAAAAGTGATGACAGTGTTGGGGAACTTAAGTTTGATGTGGAGACAGCAATCAGGGTTTGTCGTGCTGCCAATTATCATGAGCATGCAATGTATGTTGCAAAGAAAGCGGGGAGACATGAGTGGTACTTGAAAATTTTGCTTGAAGATCTTGATAGATATGAAGAGGCTTTGGAATATATTTCAAGTCTTGAAGCAAGTCAAGCAGGGATGACAATAAAGGAGTATGGTAAAATTCTAATAGAGCACAAACCAGTGGAGACAATAGAGATTCTCATAAGGCTCTGTACAGAGGATGGAGACAAAAGAGGAGACTCAAATGGTCTCTATGTATCTATGTTGCCATCTCCGGTTGATTTTCTCAGCATCTTCATTCATCATCCTCAGTCCCTTATGGAATTTCTCGAGAAATATACCAATAAGATCAAGGATTCACCTGCTCAAGTGGAGATTCACAATACCCTCTTAGAATTGTATATAGCCAATGAGTTGAACTTTCCTTCAATGTCACAAGTTAATGGGGGAGGAGATTACCTTAATGGAGCATCGGCAAAAGCTGTGACTTTAAATGCCGAATCCAATGGAACCACTGCTGGTAAAAAAGGttcaaaggaggagaaggaccGTCTTGTAAGGCGTGAGAAGGGTCTACGCTTACTTAAGAGTGCATGGCCTGCAGAAGCAGAACATCCACTTTATGATGTTGATTTAGCAATTATATTATGTGAAATGAATGCATTCAAAGACGGACTTCTatatttgtatgaaaagatGAAACTTTATAAAGAAGTGATTGCTTGCTATATGCAGGCGCATGATCATGAGGGGTTAATTGCATGCTGCAAAAAGCTGGGGGATTCAGTTAAAGGAGGGGATCCAACTCTTTGGGCAGATTTACTTAAATATTTTGGTGAGCTCGGAGAAGATTGCTCCAAAGAAGTAAAAGAAGTTTTGACCTATATTGAGAGGGATGATATTTTGCCCCCCATAATTGTCCTTCAAACTCTTTCAAGAAATCCATGCCTCACACTTTCTGTAATCAAAGACTACATTGCTCGAAAGCTTGAGCAGGAATCAAAGATGATTGAGGAGGATCGACAAGCTATTGAGAAATATCAG GAAGATACACTGGCAATGAGAAAAGAGATTCAGGATCTTCGGACAAATGCTCGAATTTTCCAGCTTAGCAAGTGCACTGCATGCACTTTTACCCTTGATCTCCCTGCTGTGCACTTCATGTGCATGCACTCATTTCATCTGCGCTGCCTCGGTGACAACGAAAAAGAATGCCCTGAGTGCGCTCCTGAATACAGATCTGTCttagaaatgaaaagaaatctGGAGCAAAATTCTAAGGACCAGGATAGGTTTTTCCATCAAatcaagaactccaaagatgggTTTTCTGTCATTGCCGAATATTTCGGGAAAGGGATCATCAGCAAAACAAGTAATGGATCCACTTCTGATCTCAGAGCTGCAGCTTCTTCATCCAATAGTGGCTTCTGA
- the LOC107475114 gene encoding class I heat shock protein: MSLIPSLLSNRSTLLDPFSSDIWAPFGSNNEVSSFTNARVDWKETPEAHVFKADLPGLKKEEVKVEVEEGRVLQISGERRVEKEEKKEDEKWHRVERGRGKFLRKFWLPENAKVDEVKASMENGVLTVTIPKLPEKKPEVKVIEISG, encoded by the coding sequence ATGTCTCTGATTCCTTCATTGCTAAGCAACAGAAGCACCTTGCTGGACCCATTCTCCTCAGACATATGGGCACCATTCGGCTCCAACAACGAGGTTTCGAGCTTCACAAACGCACGTGTGGATTGGAAGGAGACGCCGGAAGCGCACGTGTTCAAAGCGGACTTGCCGGGgctgaagaaagaagaagtgaAAGTAGAAGTGGAAGAAGGGCGCGTGCTGCAGATAAGCGGGGAGAGGCGCgtggagaaggaggagaagaaggaggatGAGAAATGGCATAGAGTGGAGAGGGGACGTGGGAAGTTCTTGAGGAAGTTCTGGCTCCCGGAGAATGCAAAGGTTGATGAGGTTAAGGCTTCAATGGAGAATGGTGTGCTCACTGTTACGATTCCTAAGTTGCCGGAGAAGAAGCCTGAGGTCAAAGTCATTGAGATCTCTGGCTGA